The Primulina huaijiensis isolate GDHJ02 chromosome 18, ASM1229523v2, whole genome shotgun sequence DNA window ttcataatttaggctttaatatTTCTCAATTCATATACGACAATTCTATAGCATCGAAACACTTAATTATTGAACACTAAAATTCGAAAAcccaattttaaatttatgaattttcgaaattaatccaaataaatttcgaaaatctggTAAATACCTCTAATTGGCTCAATTCTTGtacctacaatcaataatataacaatTATCAATATTGGTACCAAATTTAACCCAACAAAAATACAACCACCTTGCTGGAATCATGATTTGTACCTcaatatatataccaaaatgAAGCCTATGACGTAGGGAACAAAACCCCTCAGTCAATTTCCGAATTCCGGTGATGTACGGGCGGCAATTCGACGGAGAAAGGGAAGACGGGTTTTCGAAAAGTGTCGAGAAATACTTCAAGATGGGTACCAAAACGTAGCTCTCGTCAAGGGCTTTCCAACCATATATTTACTTGAATTTTTCAATCACCGGTGCGGTCACAATCGGCGGTCAAAGTGACGGAAATGGTTTGACAATTTTGTACAGAGAGTTACGGGAAGAAGGTGAAATCGGTGATGATGATTCTCgttgctttttctttttttttttttttagttttttttaatttaacttATTACTAAATGGGCTGGGCTTTGGGATTTTCTTGGGCTGGGCTCTCACATTCTCCCCTACTAATAacagatttcgtcctcgaaatctagcATACACAAAATTTATACAAAAGTCGTTTATAAACATTTACCACTGATAGTACATAGGGAAATCAGAATACATGGAATAATTTATTACATTTTCAAACAAATGAGGCCATTCCTGACGCATTTTAGACTCTAATTCTCATGTAGCTTCTTCTCTCCCATGTCTACTCCATTGCACCATAACCAATGGAATCGTCTTATTCCTCAGTTGCTTctctttgcgatcaagaatttgcaCTGGATGCTCAACATAGCTAAGGGAACTATCCAACTCCACCTCATCAGTCCTCAAGACATGAGAAGGATCCGGCtcgtacttccgcagcatagatacatgaaacacatcgtGTATCGCAGACAAACTCTGTGGTAAGTCCAAACGATAAGCCAAagtgccaatcctctcaacaatcGAATATGGACCAATATAACGCGGAGCTAACTTCCCTTTGCGCCCAAATCTCATAGTACCACGAAATGGTGATACCTTCAAGAAAACCTgatcaccaacctgaaattctaaAGGTCTACGCCTTTTATTAGCATAACTGACTTGACGATCCTGAGCTGCTTTCATTCTTTTCTTCATCATCTCAACCTTCTCTttcatttcttgaataaattctggAATTGACATCTGTCGTTCTCCTATATCTTCCCAGCATATCGGAGATCTACACTTTCTACCGTACaaggcttcaaatggtgccattcCGATGGTTGCTTGGAAGCTGTTATTTTAAGAGAATTCAACAAGTGACAATGATTCCTGCCAACCACCCCTAAAATCCATCACGACTGCTCGCAACATATACTCGAGTGTCTGAATGGtcctctctgactgaccatctgtctgtgggtgataTGCAGTGCTCATTGCCAACTTTGAACCCAATGCTGATTGCAAACTGCTCCAAAActtagaagcaaacctgggatcacgatctgatactatggttactggcacaccatgcaatcttacTATATGATCAATATACATTTTTgccattttcttataagtacaaGTACGATCATAAGGAATAAAATGAGCTGATTTGGATAAtctatcaacaatcacccaaatcgcatcacaaccacgaTTTGAACGAGGCAggtgtgtcacaaaatccatagcaatgtgCTCCCAATTCCACTGTGGCACTTCCAGACTATGTAACACACCACCAGGTCTCATTCTCTCAGCTTTAACCTGTTGGCACGTTAAACATTTAGCTACAAATTCAGAAATCTCTTTCTTCATGCCTTCCCACCAATAATGAGATTTCAAGATATGATACATCTTCTTGATTCATGGATGAACACTGTGTCGACTACAATGAGCTTCTCGAAGTATAGATTCTTTCAGATCTATCAAATTCGGAACCACAAGTCTACCATTATAGCGTAGACATCCATCTGAAGCAACACTGAACTTGTCTGATTGACCTGTCATAGTCAATTCTTTCAGTTTATGAATATGCAGATCAGTTCTCTGTGCTGCTTTGATTTTAGAAACAATTTgtggttcaacttgaatagatGAAACTATAAAGTAGTCGCCCTTAGACCGATAAGTCCATCCTGAAGTTCTCAAATGCTCATGAACTTTTGAAATAGTCAAAGATGTCAACATTTTAGGTTGAACCTTTCTACTCAGAGCATCTGCAACTTGATTCATCGTCCCTGGTTGGTACTGAatatcacaatcaaagtctttaagcAATTCTAACCATCgacgttgtctcatattcaaatcagactGTGTGAAGagatacttcagactcttgtgatcagaataaatcacaaattgttcaccgtacagataatgacgccatatctctaatgcaaatacaatggcagccaactccaaatcatgcaCTGGATAtcgagtttcatgtggcttcaattgacgagaagcatacgcaATCACTCGCCCatgttgcatcaaaacacaaccaaGTCCATTTAGAGAAGCATCTGTACAGACAACAAATCCACCTGAGCCTGAAGGCAAAGCTAGCACTGGAGCTGGGGTCAACTTTTCTTTCAAAGTTCGGAAACTAGACTCACATTCCGCAGTCCATACAAAACGTCGATctttctgtgtcaactgggtcaTCGGCCTAGCTATTTTAGAAAATCCCTCAATAAAACGCCTATAATACCCAGCTAATCCCAAAAAGCTTCGAATTTCAGACACATTTGTTGGTTTAGGCCAGTTGAtaacagcttcaactttactaggatcaacagatactCCTTGTGCAGATATAACATGGCCTAAAAATAAAACTCtgtccaaccagaactcacacttagaAAATTTGGCATACAATTGTGCTTCTCTGAGTGTTTGAAGGACTAGTGCCAAATGTTCTTTGTGCTCTGTTTTTGACTTagaataaatcaagatatcatcaataaatacaataacgaatctaTCGATGAATTCTCGAAATACCcggttcattaaatccataaacactGCGGGTGCATTAGTCAAACCGAAAGGCACAACTaagaattcataatgcccatatcgtGTCCGAAATGCTGTCTTAGGAACATCTTCCTCTCGGACTCTAAGCTGATGATATCCGGAATGAAGATCAATCTTAGGATACACAGAagtaccctgcaactgatcaaacaagtcatcaataCGCGGcagaggatatttattcttcacagtagcccgattcaactGCCGATGATCGATGCACATTCTCATCGttccatcttttttctttacgaacaatACTGGAGCTCCCCAGGGTGACATACTTGGTCTGATATATCCTTTCTCCAGTAAATCCTGTAGCTGTTCCttgagttctttcaactctgttggagctaaacgatatggtgctctagaaataggattCGTTCCTGGCATCAATTCAATGCTAAGATCTATTTTCCTTTGAGGTGGAAAAcctggaatctcatcaggaaatacatctGGAAAATCCTTGACAACGGGAATGTCTGAAACTTTCAATCGTTCTTCTCGTGTTGCATCAagagcataaataaaaaatccttCATTTCCGATTGACAACAACCTGAACATTTCCATTACAGATACTAATGGAATTCGAGACTGTGAAtcataaccataaaaattccatttgctgccataatacggtctaaatctgacaactccatggAAACAATCCACAGTggctcgataatttgtcaacacatccattcccagaatacagtcaaaatcattCATGACTAATTTGATTAGATTTGTTATCATAATATTACCCTCAAATCTAATCACACAGTTCAAAACTATCTCACGGGACATCAAATATACACCGACAGGAGTAGCAATTGACACAGTATCCAACAAAGGAATAGTAGCAATCTCATTCTCATCAACAAATGcatcagataaaaatgaatgagatgctcctgtgTCTATCAATATGCGTGCAGGATAGTCAAAAACATaacaaatacctgcaatcactccTCCTGGTGCATCCTGAGCCTGGTCCTGAGTCAAAGCATGGACTTGGGCTTGCTGTGGCCCTGGAAATGGCTGCTGAGTAGGACCTCTGGGAGGTGGGTAACTAGATTGCTGAAATGATTGGGTAGGAGCATATGGTCTAAAGACTGGTACAAGGGGAACTTGACCAAACGGTTGTGGCTGGAACTGCTGTCTCCCTGCATTAGGACATACTCTGGCGTAGTGTCCAATCTGACCACAATTATAAAAAGTCCCCTGAACTCCTACACATTGGGAACTGAAATGTCGACCACCACATCGGTCACAATGCACAGTGCTAGACGACCCAACAGAACCTCCCCCTCGTGCACTGCCTGAACTGGAGGAGCTGGATTGAGACTTCTTCTTGAATTGCTTTCCTTTTGCCTTGTACCTCTGCTGTTTGGGTTGTTGGTATGACTGTACAGGCTGATATGGAGGTAAATCCACTGGCATTAACATACTACTCCCAGATCCCTGAGAAACAGATGATGGACCTGGCTGTGGGTCTCCTCTGAGCAAACTTGCTTCAATTTTCTTCGCCTTTTCCACTGCTTGAATATACGTATTAGGCGATCCAGTCATTACCAAAGTATGAACAGTCCGCTGCAACCCGTGCAGAAAACGTGATAGTTTAGCCTGATCATTCCTAGCAACATGTGGAACATAGGGCAAAAGAGCAGAAAACTGTGAAGCATATTCCACCACTGATTTATTGCCCTGCACCAGCTGATTGAACTCTTTTTCTTTAGCAGCATAATATGATGGTGGTGCATATTCTTGGGTAAAGTGAGCACGAAAAGCATCCCAAGTAATAATGTCACCAGATTCCTTCATTGCTTCCTCTATGGCTTCCCACCAGAGTTGTGCTCGGTCTTTAAGTTGGTAGATAGCAAGCTTCAATCTAATATCTTGGGAATATTCCAACAAATTAAATAGATGATTTATACTTTTCAGCCAGCCTGCTGCTTTTTCTCCGCTCTCATTGCCAAAGAATTTTTTAGGACGTAATTCCTGgaaatgagaaattattaaCTGCATTCCTCCAACTTTCTGTGTCAGCTGCTCCAGGTCTTTCAGGTCGAGGAGGTTCTTGGTTCActtcttcttcaacattttgAGCGACTTGTCCTCGAGGTTGACCGCGTCTACCTCTAATGATATCTGCAAGTCCTCGAACATTTTGCGCCTCATATTCTTGCGctatttcttttccttttctacCTCTTCCTCCAGGTGCCCTTCTACAAGACACGAGTATTAAATCCACAGGCAGATAACAGGTAAAAGAAAGTTATAGGCAAGTTCTAAACTACATTTCCTGCCTAATCAGCTAGTCATTCTAACGCAGATCAATTCAAGCAAATCACACCAAACAATTCAAATAAGAGCAAATAGTCAAACACATGCACAATCATGTTATTTGCGTCTAGACTCAAGTGCCCTAGACTCTAATTCGAGCATATCCcagttacgctctgataccaactgtgggggcccgtgctcctgattaatatttaatgaccaaacaaccAAGATATCttaatgtaaacagcgaaagcgattaaacattttcattttgggcctacagaaatttcggcatgacctattcgtaaacaggacatcccaaaaaagTCAAACATCACAAATCATATTTATACAatcgaaataaagtcataacatcaattcacaacctatagccgcactggccaggactaaacacatgcagagccggcaaggctcgatcacacaactATCAATTCAAAACATCGTAAAAATAACAATACAGCTACACGGGGTATCTCCCCGGTAAATGTATGACtccataatatagtatatatatatctgggaactctcaaCCATGACTCGACGATTGGACACCACTACCTTGtgctccaccagacgcgtcaaatcctcctggataacctgctatggcatcaaaaacaaccacatcATAAAAAGAAACGAGGGGTCGGGCCCCAGTACGACGAACCAGTAATATTACGAGAAATATAACtgatatgaaataaaatcaagtaaaatgtgGTGCAATGCGTGAAAGGTAACAACTgataacggataccaaacggagtccaaatgaatcgcataaacaacagtaacagtggccacccgtgccaggaacgtagcaacgcaacatcaagtcgccactcatccatgcacgtagcatcgagggtacgGGAGCTACCCGCTCAGCCTTCATGCAAGTCATCAGGAGTGCTAATCCTACCCACCCGCTCCATCGATGACGCAACAACTCGATAGATCAGTAATAATAGCAATCAACGGAGTCAAGCctcgaaatgctatgcactGATAGTATCAACACCAATAAATGCATGAATACAATCACGTAGTCACAGAAGCATATAAGgcacgccacaactcattacaaagTACTTAACGTCATTTCACATCATATAGACGTCGTAATGAAAACAGTTCGTACGTACCTCTACTGAACCATTAATTTACCACTGAAATTTCTTAAGGATTTCTCGAATAATCCAATCCTGTGGCAAATAATTCATTTCATATCAAGTTCAGTTTATTTTTCCAAGATTCACTAATTTAGCCTAAAAGTCCAACAAttcataatttaggctttaatatTTCTCAATTCATATACGACAATTCTATAGCATCGAAACACTTAATTATTGAACACTAAAATTCGAAAAcccaattttaaatttatgaattttcgaaattaatccaaataaatttcgaaaatctggTAAAAACCTCTAATTGGCTCAATTCTTGtacctacaatcaataatataacaatTATCAATATTGGTACCAAATTTAACCCAACA harbors:
- the LOC140964553 gene encoding uncharacterized protein, yielding MQLIISHFQELRPKKFFGNESGEKAAGWLKSINHLFNLLEYSQDIRLKLAIYQLKDRAQLWWEAIEEAMKESGDIITWDAFRAHFTQEYAPPSYYAAKEKEFNQLVQGNKSVVEYASQFSALLPYVPHVARNDQAKLSRFLHGLQRTVHTLVMTGSPNTYIQAVEKAKKIEASLLRGDPQPGPSSVSQGSGSSMLMPVDLPPYQPVQSYQQPKQQRYKAKGKQFKKKSQSSSSSSGSARGGGSVGSSSTVHCDRCGGRHFSSQCVGVQGTFYNCGQIGHYARVCPNAGRQQFQPQPFGQVPLVPVFRPYAPTQSFQQSSYPPPRGPTQQPFPGPQQAQVHALTQDQAQDAPGGVIAGYPGGFDASGGASGSGAQSSSHG